The following is a genomic window from Paenibacillus sp. FSL R5-0766.
GCTTCAACAGCAGGCCGTGTGAGTACAATGCGTTTGACGCTGCCTTCTTTAATTGCGGCAACAGCCAGTACAACAGCAAGGTAGGTTTTACCCGTACCGGCAGGACCAATGCCAAATACAATATCACGTTTTTTAATTGTAGTTACATAGTGCTTCTGTCCGATGGTTTTAACACGGATTGGTTTACCTCGGTATGTCGTCGTAATCTCGCCTTTGAACAGGTCCAATAGTTGGTCTGCCCGCATATCCTTGGCAAGTTCAATCGCATACTTCACATCTCTCTCGGTTAACACATATCCATTGCGTATCAATTGCAGTAACACATCAAATAATTGTTCAAGCGATTCCACCTGCTGTGCGTTGCCAAAAATCACAATCTCCGCTTCACGGGATGCAATCTGGGCGGGAATCTCGGATTCAATCAGTTTAAGAAAAGTATCTTGGGGTCCAAAAAGAGATTGGCCCTCTCCCGCACTCTGGAGGGAGATTTGTATGCTGCGTGTTTGCTCTGACAAATATCCTCATTCTCCTTGACTATGGACTAGCGGAAGTTCTTCCGCAATGCTTTCTTCTACTTCAAATAAGACTTTCATATAAACTTTACCATTCTCTTTCTTCTCATGCAAAATTTTTTCACTTATAATTTTTGTTCCTTTGCCGTTTTTGGCGATAATATCGTTCCTTGCTCCTTCCAATCCTTTTGTTCTGGCCCATTCTATCGTCTGTTGCTGCTCGTGCTCTCGAGTCTCCAGATCTTTCTCTGTCAGCCAACCCATGGGAAGTGTAAAGGATCGCCACGTCAATGGTTTATGGTTACTCTCGGTATCAAATGAACTGAACGGTGTACTTCCGTACCCCCACAGTTGGATTGCCCATTTCCCCAGCACCATGTAAAAACGTTCTTTGCTCTCACCTGTCATTGTATTATGTTTTTGCACCAGTGGAACCTCTACCTGATACTCACGCCATACCAGACCACGAACTTCGCCTTTGGCAACGATGGTTTTGGTGTTCTCCTCATCCCCGAGAATCCCCGAGATCAATACCTGACCCTTTTTGACACGCATGTCCTTCTGAACAACAGGGCGTCCCTGCTCCGCATAGATTTGAGTGACAACAGCATCTGACTTGCTGATCAGATGTCTGGGATTCAGCAATGGTTCGCGCTTTGGTTGGGCCGATTCTACGACCTGAATGGTGATGGTTGTCCCCTCTTTGCTCACGCCAATCCAGGTTACATCCGGAAGAGCGAGTGCAAGCTGCCTGGAGAGCTTGTCTTGGCTTTGCAAGCGGAACCCCCATTGGAAAGGGTATATACCCTCTTTCTTCGCTGCTGCAAGCACCTCGTCGGTGGGAATGGTGACGTTACCCTTGACCTCCACACTCCATACCATGGACGACAACGCAAACAAAGCTGCCACAAAAAACAGCATCCCCCCAAGAAAGAACTTCCTCCGCAATAATCGGGCCGCAAAAAAAGGGAAACCGCTGCGATGGGTTACTTTCACCCTGCAGCCTGTCCGTTTCAACACAGGACGCAACCTGAAAAAATGCGGCAGCAGAATGTTCATCTCTGCCACGCGTCCATCGTGAGCACGCAGGTTCCACACTTCCAGTCCCTGCTCTGCCACCGTGTTGATTAATGTTTCAATGTCTCCCCCAGTGACCGTGATTCGGACTGCTCCCCGCAGTTTATACAGACTGGGCTGCTTCATCCGTTCCCCTCCACTCCATTCATATGAATATCCAGAATCGTTCCTTCAACAGCTACTTCATCCGGCAAAATGTTACGTATCACCAAGGCAGTTCCTTTGATCTCCAACTGGCCTTGGGAAAGAGCCAACACGATACGATCCGGGGTGAAATGGATGACACCGCGATGATTCTCTATATACAGTTGCTTACTGCCAATCAGGGTTAACCGTGGCATATCATAAAGCACATCCTGCGGCAGATCCAACACTTCACTGGTCCATCTGCGCAGCTTGCGGCTGATCCGGGTCATTCGAAGGTCTTCCCCCTTCCTCTACAGTTCAACTTATGCGCAGATTCATGAATTTATGAAAATTCCGGAGCGTGTTAGGGACGAATGTTGAGAAAAAAGTAAGGAACACAGAAAAAGCCGTCTCAGGCGGCTTTCTGCGCACCAGAGACGGCTCTATTTTCTGTTCATTATGAAGACTTGTTTACAGTTTCCCTCTTGTACCAAACGGCTGTTTGGAACGAGGAGGACCCAGTACTTCTGCCCACAACACACCTGTACGAATATCGGCAGGGCGAAGCGGAGATGCTCCCGATTCATCGGTGTTGGGTATATCCCAACTGGAATCAGACACAACAGGTTTATTTGCAGAAGAGAAGCGATTTAATCTCTCTTGAATCAAACGCTCCTGTCGTTCCACTTCTTTCATTTGTTGCTCAAGCGAGCTTTCCATGTTGCTCAAAGAGTTCTCACTTTTGTAGTCACTTGCGGACGGAGAAGAAGGAGCAGGCTCCGAATATGGCTGACCATACTGATTCTCATATTGTTCATCTTCGTACCGATCGTCATACTGTTCATCATAACGGGGATCTGTATGTCCGGAAGACTGCTGCGGAGATGAATTGTCTCTTGAGCGTTCTTCCCGGTCTGAATCACCGCCGCCTCCAAACGTAGGCATCCCGCTGGCAGGACGCTTTTTGTTTGGATCAGCCGATTTGGCAGCTTTCCCCAAAAATGAGAAGAGCGCAAAACCGACAACAGCCACAATGTACAAGTTATCAAAAATCCATTCGAATAGGCCCATATGCACTCACCGCCTATCTTCCGTTTTTGGAATCACCCTGATCGTTGGAATTCGAACCTTCAACAGGTTTCCCCAGTGTATTACGCATTTGAGTATCTGCTTCAATATTTTTGAGATTCATGTAGTCCATCACACCAATTTTCCCACTACGCAAAGCCTCTGCCATTGCAAGTGGTACTGCCGATTCAGACTCAACAACGCGCGCTCTCATCTCTACAACGCGTGCTTTCATCTCTTGCTCTTGTGCTACAGCCATCGCACGACGTTCTTCCGCTTTGGCTTGAGCAATTCGCTTGTCAGCTTCCGCCTGCTCAGTTTGCAAGAAAGCACCAATATTTTTACCGATATCCACGTCCGCAATATCAATGGACAGGATCTCAAAGGCAGTTCCAGAATCCAAACCTTTGGACAAAACTGTACGAGAGATCAGATCCGGATTTTCCAAAACCACTTTATGCGTTTCTGCTGAACCGTTGGTACTTACGATCCCTTCACCGACACGGGCAATGATTGTTTCTTCACCAGCACCACCGACGAGTCGATCGATATTCGCACGAACTGTAATTCTTGCTCGAACATTGACTTCGATACCATCTTTTGCCACCGCAGATACAACAGGCGTTTCAATAACACGCGGGTTAACACTCATTTGAACCGCCTGCAATACGTCACGACCAGCAAGGTCAATCGCAGCAGCACGTTCAAATTCGAGTGGAATGTTTGCACGCTGGGCAGCGATCAGAGCGTTAACCACACGGTCAACGTTACCACCAGCCAGGAAGTGACTTTCCAGTTGATTCATCGACAATTGAATGCCTGCTTTAGTGGCTTTGATCATCGGATTTACGATTCGGCTAGGTGTTACACGTCTGAGTCTCATCGCAACCAGTGTAATAATACT
Proteins encoded in this region:
- a CDS encoding PhoH family protein; the protein is MSEQTRSIQISLQSAGEGQSLFGPQDTFLKLIESEIPAQIASREAEIVIFGNAQQVESLEQLFDVLLQLIRNGYVLTERDVKYAIELAKDMRADQLLDLFKGEITTTYRGKPIRVKTIGQKHYVTTIKKRDIVFGIGPAGTGKTYLAVVLAVAAIKEGSVKRIVLTRPAVEAGESLGFLPGDLQEKVDPYLRPLYDALYDVMGQEQTAKALERGLIEIAPLAYMRGRTLDDSFIILDEAQNTTPEQMKMFLTRLGFGSKMVITGDVTQIDLPRGKKSGLVEANTILNEVNEIGFVYFAEQDVVRHSLVQKIIVAYNHAAENQA
- the yqfD gene encoding sporulation protein YqfD — encoded protein: MKQPSLYKLRGAVRITVTGGDIETLINTVAEQGLEVWNLRAHDGRVAEMNILLPHFFRLRPVLKRTGCRVKVTHRSGFPFFAARLLRRKFFLGGMLFFVAALFALSSMVWSVEVKGNVTIPTDEVLAAAKKEGIYPFQWGFRLQSQDKLSRQLALALPDVTWIGVSKEGTTITIQVVESAQPKREPLLNPRHLISKSDAVVTQIYAEQGRPVVQKDMRVKKGQVLISGILGDEENTKTIVAKGEVRGLVWREYQVEVPLVQKHNTMTGESKERFYMVLGKWAIQLWGYGSTPFSSFDTESNHKPLTWRSFTLPMGWLTEKDLETREHEQQQTIEWARTKGLEGARNDIIAKNGKGTKIISEKILHEKKENGKVYMKVLFEVEESIAEELPLVHSQGE
- the yqfC gene encoding sporulation protein YqfC, whose protein sequence is MTRISRKLRRWTSEVLDLPQDVLYDMPRLTLIGSKQLYIENHRGVIHFTPDRIVLALSQGQLEIKGTALVIRNILPDEVAVEGTILDIHMNGVEGNG
- the floA gene encoding flotillin-like protein FloA (flotillin-like protein involved in membrane lipid rafts); translated protein: MEPTMITVLLIAVVAIIVLSVFFSFFPVMLWISAIASGVRVSIITLVAMRLRRVTPSRIVNPMIKATKAGIQLSMNQLESHFLAGGNVDRVVNALIAAQRANIPLEFERAAAIDLAGRDVLQAVQMSVNPRVIETPVVSAVAKDGIEVNVRARITVRANIDRLVGGAGEETIIARVGEGIVSTNGSAETHKVVLENPDLISRTVLSKGLDSGTAFEILSIDIADVDIGKNIGAFLQTEQAEADKRIAQAKAEERRAMAVAQEQEMKARVVEMRARVVESESAVPLAMAEALRSGKIGVMDYMNLKNIEADTQMRNTLGKPVEGSNSNDQGDSKNGR